In a single window of the Micromonospora sp. WMMD1155 genome:
- a CDS encoding M14 family zinc carboxypeptidase, whose translation MTTSVLGRPLPYAVVSNERNVRPAALRKIADDVRDLRDPRRTTARTAARTAKNSPAIVWVTANVHGGEKSGTDAALKTLYELAAGLSCEVARRNDNLVTIIVPTQNPDGRDATRRQNEFGFDLNRDWFARTQQETDGKLDLLRRYPPQVFVDAHEMGGRQYFFPPNADPIHHEIAGEAVDWINRIGEANKAGFGFNGACDDTVITECYFNYDTYDMFFMGYGDTVPTTGFGAAGMTYEKGSASAVADRVQQQFHTQWSTLGWAAANKREVLDGYYDVWTDALAQGRAGTLEPNEVVQPTNEVQFPVPDVTIRSYFLLPDRQLADVRRLVERLRRMDVEVYEVRKPTRVPTARVFGGRSATDVTVPKGAYWIPMDQPQKHWIQAVMGEDPYVPFPYFYDVSSWSNPLLMGVSAIYTGDTVKPNAELVRKIAGGRTGPAWPWGSYTYPLDSAAAAEFTFTLLDRGVPLVRDLASSRVAIPTATVSRTVDELARSLGVTLTPGGRPTGTRLDLPDVGLFQGTGISTTSGSHGEARYVLGKRWGLDLKPVTTADINDNTAAFTGRTVLVVPDGSSPTGGLTAAGQANLREWIAQGHTYVGLRNEGTRLARAAGLTSTTEKTKPADYLVIGSHLRVDVDVSSPVASGRPAEDFEFNNSDPILTPSTTGTNVLTYPTGDTFWANGYTVGADTLKGTAAVVDEPTGAGRAVLFAFNPLFRAYNENGLHLVANALLYPAGATPDARRTAAVDAARASAAAAPVTPDLGGGWRPITIEVAAADLPRAQAIVERFTTDAKASAKNDSAYVVIPNPRGLQADEHPFAKDLVRALRDARVPLRSVVG comes from the coding sequence ATGACCACCAGCGTCCTCGGCCGGCCGCTGCCGTACGCGGTGGTGTCCAACGAGCGCAACGTGCGGCCCGCCGCCCTGCGGAAGATCGCCGACGACGTACGGGACCTGCGCGACCCGCGCCGGACCACCGCGCGGACGGCCGCCCGTACCGCGAAGAACAGCCCGGCCATCGTCTGGGTCACCGCCAACGTGCACGGCGGCGAGAAGAGCGGCACCGACGCGGCGCTCAAGACCCTGTACGAGTTGGCGGCGGGCCTGTCCTGCGAGGTCGCACGGCGCAACGACAACCTGGTCACCATCATCGTCCCCACCCAGAACCCGGACGGCCGGGACGCGACGCGGCGGCAGAACGAGTTCGGCTTCGACCTGAACCGGGACTGGTTCGCCCGCACCCAGCAGGAGACCGACGGCAAGCTCGACCTGCTGCGTCGCTACCCGCCACAGGTGTTCGTCGACGCCCACGAGATGGGCGGCCGGCAGTACTTCTTCCCGCCCAACGCCGACCCGATCCACCACGAGATCGCCGGCGAGGCGGTGGACTGGATCAACCGGATCGGCGAGGCCAACAAGGCCGGCTTCGGTTTCAACGGCGCCTGCGACGACACCGTCATCACCGAGTGCTACTTCAACTACGACACGTACGACATGTTCTTCATGGGGTACGGCGACACCGTGCCGACCACCGGCTTCGGTGCGGCCGGCATGACGTACGAGAAGGGCAGCGCCTCGGCGGTGGCCGACCGCGTGCAGCAGCAGTTCCACACCCAGTGGTCGACGCTGGGCTGGGCCGCCGCCAACAAGCGTGAGGTGCTGGACGGCTACTACGACGTCTGGACCGACGCGCTCGCCCAGGGCCGGGCGGGCACGCTGGAGCCGAACGAGGTGGTGCAGCCCACCAACGAGGTCCAGTTCCCGGTGCCGGACGTCACGATCCGCTCGTACTTCCTGCTGCCCGACCGGCAGCTCGCCGACGTCCGCCGGCTCGTCGAGCGGCTCCGCCGGATGGACGTCGAGGTGTACGAGGTGCGCAAACCGACCCGGGTGCCCACCGCACGGGTCTTCGGCGGGCGCAGCGCCACCGACGTGACGGTGCCCAAGGGGGCGTACTGGATCCCGATGGACCAGCCGCAGAAGCACTGGATCCAGGCCGTCATGGGCGAGGACCCGTACGTGCCGTTCCCGTACTTCTACGACGTGTCGTCCTGGAGCAACCCGCTGCTGATGGGCGTCTCGGCCATCTACACCGGCGACACCGTCAAGCCGAACGCCGAGCTGGTCCGGAAGATCGCCGGTGGTCGCACCGGCCCGGCCTGGCCGTGGGGTTCGTACACGTACCCGCTGGACTCGGCCGCCGCCGCCGAGTTCACCTTCACCCTGCTCGACCGCGGTGTCCCGCTGGTCCGCGACCTGGCGAGCAGCCGGGTCGCCATCCCGACGGCCACCGTCAGCCGGACCGTCGACGAGCTGGCCAGGTCGCTCGGGGTGACGCTCACGCCGGGCGGTCGACCGACCGGCACCCGCCTCGACCTGCCCGACGTCGGGCTCTTCCAGGGCACCGGAATCTCCACCACGTCGGGCTCGCACGGCGAGGCGCGCTACGTGCTCGGCAAGCGGTGGGGGCTCGACCTGAAGCCGGTCACCACCGCCGACATCAACGACAACACCGCCGCGTTCACCGGGCGTACCGTGCTGGTGGTGCCGGACGGCAGCAGCCCCACCGGCGGTCTGACCGCCGCCGGTCAGGCCAACCTGCGCGAGTGGATCGCCCAGGGCCACACCTACGTGGGGCTGCGCAACGAGGGCACCCGGCTGGCTCGCGCGGCTGGGCTCACCTCGACCACCGAGAAGACCAAGCCCGCCGACTACCTGGTGATCGGCTCGCACCTGCGCGTCGACGTGGACGTCTCCAGCCCGGTGGCGTCGGGTCGCCCGGCGGAGGACTTCGAGTTCAACAACAGCGACCCGATCCTCACCCCGAGCACCACCGGGACGAACGTGCTCACCTACCCGACCGGTGACACGTTCTGGGCCAACGGCTACACCGTCGGCGCGGACACCCTCAAGGGCACGGCGGCGGTCGTGGACGAGCCGACCGGGGCCGGTCGGGCGGTGCTGTTCGCGTTCAATCCGCTCTTCCGGGCGTACAACGAGAATGGTCTGCACCTGGTGGCCAACGCGCTGCTCTACCCGGCGGGCGCGACGCCGGACGCCCGGCGCACGGCCGCCGTCGACGCGGCGCGCGCCAGCGCCGCCGCCGCGCCGGTGACACCGGACCTGGGCGGCGGTTGGCGACCGATCACCATCGAGGTCGCGGCGGCGGACCTGCCGCGCGCCCAGGCGATCGTCGAACGCTTCACCACCGACGCGAAGGCGTCCGCGAAGAACGATTCGGCGTACGTCGTGATCCCGAACCCGCGCGGACTCCAGGCCGACGAACACCCGTTCGCGAAGGATCTGGTACGCGCGTTGCGCGACGCGCGGGTGCCGTTGCGGTCGGTGGTGGGCTGA
- a CDS encoding SAM-dependent methyltransferase, which yields MTQSQPGTGLQPDRPNAARMFDYYLGGKDNFAADRAAAEMVLQVAPWMPEAARQGRELISRTVRHLVEEKGIRQILDLGSGLPTQDNVHEIAHRIDPDVRVVYVDNDPVVCAHGRALLADSKTVSVVQADLTDPEQVLGHPAIGDAIDLGSPVAVLMMFVLHLVPDEQDPQRILTTYRDALAPGSYLALSHAGTDVHPDLMARISAIYARANSPFVPRSHADISRFFGDFLLEPPGLVNMWPHAEPPVTADPQVARTGYSGVARKP from the coding sequence ATGACGCAGTCACAACCCGGGACCGGCTTGCAACCGGACAGGCCGAACGCGGCGAGGATGTTCGACTACTACCTCGGCGGCAAGGACAACTTCGCCGCCGACCGGGCGGCAGCCGAGATGGTGTTGCAGGTGGCGCCGTGGATGCCCGAGGCTGCCCGGCAGGGCCGCGAGCTGATCTCCCGAACGGTTCGACACCTCGTCGAGGAGAAGGGCATCCGACAGATCCTGGACCTCGGGTCCGGCCTGCCGACCCAGGACAACGTCCACGAGATCGCGCACCGCATCGATCCGGACGTGCGGGTCGTCTACGTCGACAACGACCCGGTGGTCTGCGCACACGGACGCGCGCTGCTCGCCGACTCGAAGACGGTGTCGGTGGTCCAGGCCGACCTGACCGACCCGGAGCAGGTCCTCGGCCACCCGGCGATCGGCGACGCGATCGACCTCGGTAGCCCGGTCGCGGTGCTGATGATGTTCGTGCTCCACCTGGTGCCCGACGAGCAGGATCCACAGCGGATCCTCACTACCTACCGTGACGCGCTCGCCCCCGGCAGCTACCTGGCACTGTCGCACGCCGGCACCGACGTACACCCCGACCTGATGGCCCGCATCTCGGCGATCTACGCGCGCGCGAACAGCCCATTCGTACCGCGGAGCCACGCGGACATCTCCCGCTTCTTCGGTGACTTCCTCCTCGAACCGCCGGGGTTGGTCAACATGTGGCCGCACGCCGAGCCACCGGTCACCGCGGACCCGCAGGTCGCCCGCACCGGCTACAGCGGCGTCGCCCGCAAACCGTGA
- a CDS encoding NAD(P)-dependent oxidoreductase, protein MSNPALPRRVVVTGATGKLGRAVVAHLRAVGVDVLAVDRAGGRDPRDVNGEFLLVDLTDYGQVVEAFTGGADEHAGGVDAIVHLAAVPAPGLMSNATTFANNSAATYNVFAAARAAGIKRIVWASSETVLGLPFDTPPPYAPVDEEYAPRPESTYSLNKALEEEMARHFCRWDPELVMVGLRFSNVMDVEDYAPFPSFDADPQLRRWNLWGYIDARDGAQAVERALAHDRPGADVFVIANADTVMSRSSASLMAEVYPGVEIRKDLGEHETLLSIDKARRVLGYEPQHSWRDHVDPGR, encoded by the coding sequence ATGAGCAACCCTGCACTGCCCAGGCGTGTCGTAGTCACCGGCGCCACCGGCAAGCTCGGCCGCGCCGTGGTCGCCCACCTCCGCGCGGTCGGCGTCGACGTGCTGGCGGTGGACCGCGCCGGTGGCCGCGACCCCCGCGACGTGAACGGCGAGTTCCTCCTGGTCGACCTGACCGACTACGGGCAGGTGGTGGAGGCGTTCACCGGGGGCGCCGACGAACACGCGGGTGGCGTCGACGCGATCGTGCACCTGGCGGCAGTCCCGGCCCCCGGGCTGATGTCGAACGCGACCACGTTCGCCAACAACTCCGCCGCCACGTACAACGTGTTCGCCGCGGCCCGGGCGGCCGGGATCAAGCGGATCGTCTGGGCGTCCAGCGAGACGGTGCTCGGGCTGCCGTTCGACACCCCGCCGCCGTACGCGCCCGTCGACGAGGAGTACGCGCCGCGCCCCGAGTCGACGTACTCCCTGAACAAGGCCCTTGAGGAGGAGATGGCCCGGCACTTCTGCCGCTGGGACCCGGAGCTGGTCATGGTGGGCCTGCGCTTCTCCAACGTGATGGACGTCGAGGACTACGCCCCGTTCCCCTCGTTCGACGCGGACCCGCAGCTACGCCGGTGGAACCTGTGGGGCTACATCGATGCCCGCGACGGCGCGCAGGCGGTCGAGCGCGCGCTCGCCCACGACCGGCCCGGCGCCGACGTGTTCGTCATCGCCAACGCCGACACCGTGATGAGCCGGTCCAGTGCCAGTCTGATGGCCGAGGTCTACCCGGGTGTGGAGATCCGGAAGGATCTCGGCGAGCACGAGACCCTGCTCAGCATCGACAAGGCGCGACGGGTGCTCGGTTACGAGCCGCAGCACTCATGGCGGGACCACGTCGACCCGGGCCGTTGA
- a CDS encoding PPOX class F420-dependent oxidoreductase, translating into MSKPPLPEAAVEMLRKPNPAVMTTLRNGGQPVSAATWYLWEDGRILVNMDESRRRLEHVRNDPRVSLTVLDEAGWYTHVSIIGHVAELRADEDFTDIDRLAKHYTGNAYPRRDRGRVSALIEIDRWHGWGSLKDNSQIG; encoded by the coding sequence ATGTCCAAGCCACCGCTTCCCGAGGCCGCGGTCGAGATGCTGCGCAAGCCGAACCCGGCCGTCATGACCACGCTTCGCAACGGTGGTCAGCCGGTCTCCGCCGCCACCTGGTACCTGTGGGAGGACGGCCGGATCCTGGTGAACATGGACGAGAGCCGCCGCCGGTTGGAGCACGTCCGCAACGACCCCCGGGTGTCGCTCACCGTCCTGGACGAGGCCGGCTGGTACACCCACGTCAGCATCATCGGGCACGTCGCCGAGCTGCGCGCCGACGAGGACTTCACGGACATCGACCGGTTGGCCAAGCACTACACCGGCAACGCGTACCCCCGGCGTGACCGTGGCCGGGTCAGCGCCCTGATCGAGATCGACCGCTGGCACGGCTGGGGCTCACTGAAGGACAACAGCCAGATCGGCTGA
- a CDS encoding DUF397 domain-containing protein, with amino-acid sequence MDLIDAVWRKSTRSGSSGGDCVEVADNLPGVVGVRDSKDPQGPALVFGPVAWRAFVAEVPRRS; translated from the coding sequence ATGGACCTGATCGACGCGGTGTGGCGCAAGTCCACCCGCAGCGGCTCCAGCGGTGGCGACTGCGTCGAGGTCGCGGACAACCTCCCCGGCGTCGTCGGCGTGCGGGACTCGAAGGATCCGCAGGGGCCGGCGTTGGTCTTCGGGCCGGTGGCCTGGCGGGCGTTCGTCGCCGAGGTTCCCCGGCGGTCGTAG
- a CDS encoding glycoside hydrolase family 18 protein, giving the protein MRPFRHRRLTAVVTLAALLITAAPPAAASAGDDKQHRSGYHRVGYFTQWGIYGRAFPVKKLDTSGAASRLTHINYAFGNVSEDGRCYVDGGPGEGDAWADYQRPVPAEESVDGVADAPGQALNGNFNQLAKLKAKHPKLQVLISLGGWSWSTYFSNAARTDASRKAFVASCIDLYLKGNLPGSPGAGAGVFDGIDLDWEWPNWDGEPGNVIRPEDRENFTKLLAEFRRQLDAHGRKTRTHHPLTAFLPANPATMDAGYEGRKIFTYLDFATVQGYDFHGGWDAKTNQQSALRVPTGSPDNPDFSVEVAVDGWIARGAPRGKLVLGIPYYGRGWTGITGGGNGLFQPATGPAPATFEAGNEDYKKLKTLAGNGFTVHRDLRAGHAWLFDGTTLWTYDDPAVVLQKTLYIRRAGLGGAMVWSLDGDDDNATLTRTIDLGLTTW; this is encoded by the coding sequence ATGCGACCATTCCGCCACCGCCGTCTCACCGCCGTCGTCACACTGGCGGCTCTGCTGATCACCGCCGCACCGCCCGCCGCCGCCAGCGCGGGCGACGACAAGCAGCACCGCAGCGGCTACCACCGGGTCGGCTACTTCACCCAGTGGGGCATCTACGGCCGGGCATTCCCGGTGAAGAAGCTCGACACCTCCGGGGCGGCGAGCCGCCTCACCCACATCAACTACGCCTTCGGCAACGTCAGTGAGGACGGCCGCTGCTACGTCGACGGCGGGCCGGGCGAGGGCGACGCCTGGGCCGATTACCAGCGACCGGTTCCCGCCGAGGAGAGCGTCGACGGCGTCGCCGACGCACCGGGTCAGGCCCTCAACGGCAACTTCAACCAGCTCGCCAAGCTCAAGGCCAAGCACCCGAAACTCCAGGTGCTGATCTCGCTCGGTGGCTGGAGCTGGTCGACGTACTTCTCGAACGCCGCCCGCACCGACGCCTCCCGCAAGGCGTTCGTCGCGTCCTGCATCGACCTCTACCTCAAGGGCAACCTTCCGGGCAGCCCGGGCGCCGGGGCCGGCGTCTTCGACGGCATCGACCTCGACTGGGAGTGGCCCAACTGGGACGGTGAGCCGGGCAACGTGATCCGCCCGGAGGACCGGGAGAACTTCACCAAGCTGCTCGCCGAGTTCCGCCGGCAACTCGACGCCCACGGACGCAAGACCCGCACGCACCACCCGCTGACCGCCTTCCTGCCGGCCAACCCCGCGACGATGGACGCCGGCTACGAGGGTCGCAAGATCTTCACGTACCTGGACTTCGCCACCGTGCAGGGGTACGACTTCCACGGCGGCTGGGACGCGAAGACCAACCAACAGTCCGCGCTGCGCGTGCCGACCGGCTCGCCGGACAACCCGGACTTCTCCGTCGAGGTGGCGGTCGACGGGTGGATCGCCCGGGGCGCTCCCCGGGGCAAGCTGGTGCTCGGCATCCCGTACTACGGTCGCGGCTGGACCGGCATCACCGGCGGCGGTAACGGTCTCTTCCAGCCGGCCACCGGGCCCGCGCCGGCCACCTTCGAGGCCGGCAACGAGGACTACAAGAAGCTCAAGACCCTGGCCGGTAACGGGTTCACCGTGCACCGCGACCTGCGCGCCGGGCACGCCTGGCTGTTCGACGGTACGACGTTGTGGACGTACGACGACCCGGCTGTCGTGTTGCAGAAGACGCTCTACATCCGCCGGGCCGGTCTGGGCGGCGCGATGGTCTGGTCGCTCGACGGCGACGACGACAACGCCACGCTGACCAGGACGATCGACCTCGGCCTGACCACCTGGTAG
- a CDS encoding helix-turn-helix transcriptional regulator — protein sequence MADLPHPLAAFIVGEIRRARGAAGMTQESFGRGAGFSASHVSAVESETRALTMDFIKGADRAFKNGGLFERMVAKLGVPSWFLPWLDAERVATQLRSWQPSLVPGLLQTEHYARAVIRCDDTLSDEEVDKGLAARLDRQLILTQPKAPQFVAVIGEEVLRRAGEDFRAIMVGQITHLLAMIERPNISIHIIPVDVSMHAGLTGPFILARAADGKWVGQLENQLGGAVIDNDDDVATLLSKWETVRNEALPRRQSTDLMKEVVTAWT from the coding sequence ATGGCTGACCTGCCCCACCCCCTCGCTGCGTTCATCGTGGGTGAGATCCGCCGCGCCCGAGGGGCCGCCGGGATGACCCAGGAGTCCTTCGGGAGGGGCGCGGGTTTCAGCGCCTCCCATGTCAGCGCCGTGGAGAGCGAGACCCGGGCACTGACGATGGACTTCATCAAGGGCGCAGACCGCGCATTCAAGAACGGCGGCCTCTTCGAGCGCATGGTCGCGAAGCTGGGGGTGCCCTCCTGGTTCCTGCCGTGGTTGGATGCCGAACGCGTCGCGACCCAGCTCCGGTCGTGGCAGCCGTCCCTGGTCCCCGGCCTGCTTCAGACCGAGCACTACGCCCGAGCGGTGATTCGCTGCGACGACACGCTCAGCGATGAAGAGGTCGACAAAGGGCTTGCGGCTCGGCTCGATCGACAGTTGATTCTCACCCAGCCCAAGGCGCCGCAATTCGTTGCGGTCATCGGGGAGGAGGTGCTGCGACGGGCGGGTGAGGACTTTCGGGCAATCATGGTCGGCCAGATCACGCATTTGTTGGCCATGATTGAACGACCGAACATCAGCATCCACATCATTCCGGTCGACGTGAGCATGCATGCCGGGCTGACGGGTCCGTTCATCCTGGCTCGGGCTGCGGACGGCAAATGGGTCGGTCAGTTGGAGAACCAGCTCGGCGGGGCGGTCATCGACAACGACGATGACGTGGCTACGCTTCTGTCGAAGTGGGAGACCGTTCGCAACGAGGCCCTGCCTCGGCGGCAGTCAACTGACCTGATGAAGGAAGTGGTGACGGCATGGACCTGA
- a CDS encoding IS110 family transposase, whose protein sequence is MAARKRQVTGGVDTHGKTHHAAAVDQAGRILGDQEFPATTAGYQLLLAWLRGFGAVVKVGVEGTGTYGAGLARFLTARGIALVEVDRPDRRARRAKGKSDPLDALAAARAALSGQANGTPKTRTGPVEAIRALRVARRGAVKARTAALNQLHGLIASAPDTLRQELNGPATTLVNRCAALPVNETRLTDPVEATKAALAVIATRIQTLTTEINQADRRLRPVVARTAPHLSAVYGVGPDVAGQLLTTAGDNPDRLRSDAALAHLCGAAPIPASSGRTDRHRLNRGGDRAANSALHTIALVRMRYDPRTRAYVDKRTKQGLNKKEIMRCLKRYIVREVHTALLADFTALNTP, encoded by the coding sequence ATGGCAGCCAGGAAGCGTCAGGTCACAGGCGGAGTCGATACCCACGGCAAGACTCATCACGCGGCGGCGGTTGATCAGGCCGGCCGGATTCTGGGTGATCAGGAGTTCCCGGCTACCACCGCCGGCTACCAGCTCCTGCTGGCCTGGCTGCGGGGGTTCGGTGCGGTGGTGAAGGTAGGCGTGGAAGGCACCGGCACCTACGGCGCCGGACTTGCCCGCTTCCTCACCGCTCGTGGCATCGCCCTGGTCGAGGTCGACCGCCCCGATCGGCGGGCCCGCCGCGCCAAAGGTAAGTCCGACCCCTTGGACGCGCTCGCCGCTGCCCGCGCGGCCCTGTCCGGGCAGGCCAACGGCACACCCAAGACCCGCACCGGCCCCGTCGAAGCCATCCGCGCCCTGCGGGTCGCCCGACGCGGAGCGGTCAAGGCCCGCACCGCTGCCCTCAACCAGCTGCACGGGCTGATCGCCTCCGCGCCCGACACGCTGCGCCAAGAACTCAACGGTCCGGCAACGACACTCGTCAACCGATGCGCCGCACTGCCCGTCAACGAGACCCGGCTCACCGACCCTGTGGAAGCCACCAAGGCGGCCCTGGCCGTGATCGCCACCCGGATCCAGACCCTGACCACCGAGATCAACCAGGCCGATCGCCGGCTACGACCCGTCGTCGCCCGCACCGCCCCACACCTGAGCGCCGTCTATGGCGTCGGCCCCGACGTCGCCGGACAGCTCCTGACCACCGCCGGCGACAACCCCGACCGGCTGCGTTCCGACGCCGCCCTGGCCCACCTCTGCGGAGCCGCACCCATCCCCGCCAGCAGCGGACGCACCGATCGGCACCGCCTCAACCGCGGCGGCGATAGAGCCGCCAACTCAGCCCTGCACACCATCGCCCTGGTCCGCATGCGCTACGACCCCCGCACCCGCGCCTACGTCGACAAACGCACCAAACAAGGACTCAACAAAAAAGAGATCATGCGCTGCCTCAAGCGCTACATCGTCCGCGAGGTCCACACCGCCCTCCTCGCCGACTTCACCGCCCTCAACACCCCTTGA
- a CDS encoding bile acid:sodium symporter family protein, with translation MDSALTLIGLPIALGVIMLGLGLGLTIADFRRVAQYPRAAVIALVCQVLVLPALCFCLVLAFDLAPESAVGMMLLAASPGGTTANLYSHLFGGHVALNITLTAINSVLAVFTLPILVNLSAAYFLPDGRSLGLQFDKVVQVFAIVLVPVAIGMLIRARMPHVAERLNRPVRVLSVVVLVAVIAGAVLGERENIADYFVAVGLAVLAFNLLSLAIGYGVPRLAGVDRSAATAAGFEIGIHNSTLAITIALSPALLDSTQMAIPGAVYGIVMFFTAAAFGYLVTRARTRSAATPTP, from the coding sequence ATGGACTCCGCCCTGACATTGATCGGACTGCCCATCGCCCTCGGCGTCATCATGCTCGGTCTGGGTCTCGGACTGACCATCGCCGACTTCCGCCGGGTGGCCCAGTACCCGCGAGCCGCCGTCATCGCCCTGGTGTGTCAGGTGCTGGTGCTGCCGGCGCTCTGCTTCTGCCTCGTCCTCGCGTTCGACCTGGCACCGGAGTCGGCCGTGGGCATGATGCTGCTGGCCGCCTCGCCGGGCGGCACGACGGCCAACCTCTACAGTCACCTGTTCGGTGGGCACGTGGCCCTGAACATCACCCTGACCGCCATCAACTCGGTGCTCGCCGTGTTCACCCTGCCGATCCTGGTCAACCTGTCGGCGGCGTACTTCCTACCCGACGGGCGAAGCCTCGGACTCCAGTTCGACAAGGTGGTGCAGGTCTTCGCCATCGTGCTCGTCCCGGTCGCGATCGGCATGCTGATCCGCGCCCGCATGCCGCACGTCGCCGAACGGCTGAACCGCCCGGTGCGGGTCCTCTCCGTCGTGGTGCTCGTCGCCGTCATCGCCGGGGCGGTGCTCGGCGAACGGGAGAACATCGCCGACTACTTCGTCGCGGTCGGCCTGGCCGTGCTCGCGTTCAACCTGCTCAGCCTCGCCATCGGGTACGGGGTGCCGCGGCTCGCCGGGGTCGACCGGAGCGCCGCGACGGCCGCCGGGTTCGAGATCGGCATCCACAACAGCACCCTGGCCATCACCATCGCGCTCAGCCCGGCGTTGCTCGACAGTACCCAGATGGCGATCCCGGGGGCCGTCTACGGCATCGTCATGTTCTTCACCGCGGCGGCCTTCGGCTACCTGGTGACCCGCGCCCGCACCCGGTCCGCCGCGACGCCGACGCCCTGA